One region of Priestia megaterium genomic DNA includes:
- a CDS encoding Lrp/AsnC family transcriptional regulator: MKIDEIDLSILQALQQNSRLSLRELGKQINLSPPSVAERVRQLESFGIIKGYTIDIDYEKLQLPVSCFIEVTMKNGEHERFKRFISQYPYALFCERIAGQACFITKLQLPHLHVLEQFINEITPYAKTISHIALSHVEMSSALLSHLKDEK; encoded by the coding sequence TTGAAAATTGATGAAATTGATTTATCGATTTTGCAGGCACTGCAGCAAAACAGCCGTCTTTCCTTAAGAGAGCTAGGAAAACAAATTAACCTGTCTCCTCCTTCAGTGGCAGAGCGAGTAAGACAGCTAGAGAGCTTTGGTATTATAAAAGGATATACAATCGATATTGATTATGAAAAGCTGCAGTTGCCCGTCTCGTGTTTTATTGAAGTAACCATGAAAAACGGAGAGCACGAGCGTTTTAAACGATTTATTTCTCAGTATCCCTATGCTTTATTCTGTGAACGCATCGCCGGACAGGCTTGCTTCATTACAAAGCTTCAGCTTCCTCACCTGCACGTACTCGAGCAATTTATTAACGAAATTACACCTTATGCCAAAACGATTTCACACATCGCCCTTTCTCACGTGGAGATGTCTTCTGCATTATTGAGTCATTTAAAAGATGAAAAGTGA